In the genome of Candidatus Deferrimicrobiaceae bacterium, one region contains:
- a CDS encoding tetratricopeptide repeat protein: protein MGREEAMNRDLAALITLGKQAYAEKDFRRAETLLREAMAGGANYPDIHYTLGIICHHGGKLEEAAREFERSIAQNPGYTEALMSLAITLNELGRYEEARAAYQRAAESLTQQEKMEQGNQLAGKIANLHAELGELYLALGKHGEAIAEYRNALLVAPGFPDLRVQLAIAQKEAGNYEEGLAELDKALSDHPGMVPALAQRGIILYLMGRKKEARETWETALFQDPLNKLIQLYMNTLDRETGAG from the coding sequence ATGGGGAGAGAGGAAGCGATGAACCGGGACCTGGCCGCGCTGATCACGCTGGGGAAACAGGCCTACGCGGAAAAGGACTTCCGACGCGCGGAAACCCTATTGCGCGAGGCGATGGCGGGCGGGGCGAACTACCCCGACATTCATTACACCCTCGGGATCATCTGTCACCACGGGGGAAAGCTCGAGGAGGCCGCCCGGGAGTTTGAGCGAAGCATCGCCCAGAACCCCGGATACACGGAAGCCCTCATGTCGCTGGCGATCACGCTGAACGAGCTGGGCCGATACGAGGAGGCCAGAGCCGCATACCAAAGGGCCGCCGAATCGCTGACCCAGCAGGAGAAGATGGAACAGGGAAACCAGCTCGCCGGGAAGATCGCCAACCTGCACGCGGAACTGGGGGAGCTCTACCTCGCCCTCGGGAAACACGGGGAGGCGATCGCGGAATACCGGAATGCGCTCCTCGTCGCCCCCGGGTTCCCCGATCTGCGGGTCCAGCTGGCCATCGCGCAGAAGGAGGCGGGAAATTACGAGGAAGGGCTCGCGGAGCTGGACAAGGCGCTGTCCGACCATCCCGGGATGGTCCCGGCCCTCGCCCAGCGGGGCATCATCCTGTACCTGATGGGAAGGAAGAAAGAGGCCCGCGAGACCTGGGAGACCGCCCTGTTCCAGGATCCGCTCAACAAACTGATCCAGCTCTACATGAACACGCTCGACCGGGAGACCGGGGCCGGCTAG